The Verrucomicrobiia bacterium genome includes a window with the following:
- a CDS encoding FecR domain-containing protein, whose product MKLKIAAVLCSAFLMVHALYAQTLPGPVTALPQPATVPAPAGPAVGIVAVVKGKVEIVPDGKVGRIVSSGETVYLGDAVTTGPDSTLQILLLDETVFTIGPDSSIVIDEFVYDPKTHDGKIDARILKGVFRLVTGNIAHKDPKRIGVKLPSGEVGIRGTMLYGNVQGLHSTLLLLGPGENNNTAHRKGEIAVRNEVNGQMKESIVNKSGFGSEIPGENQAPLPSYRFSDEQINQMTTSLNQPPPQQEEKDSQGSQSSSPSNAAPETAQKGSATEQAGQDTFIAADQALDFDVISDTGEALSQESDKATQDAADDSLELLDGLTSIDDLSRIETGQFKYGFTGDLFSGTTDDGDFTFAMNIDFGARTIGGGGSKITGHAGTINSNTNFQFNIPTTPFDQGLAGYGIFDFSGLLDSTAPTPCTGCSADVTIVLANASGNVAQAAIADVTVTKSVSTVEGSGVGDRVPGQS is encoded by the coding sequence ATGAAGCTGAAGATCGCCGCCGTCCTCTGTTCCGCTTTTCTCATGGTGCATGCCTTGTACGCCCAGACCCTTCCCGGACCCGTCACGGCCCTGCCTCAGCCCGCAACGGTTCCGGCCCCGGCCGGCCCTGCGGTGGGCATCGTGGCTGTCGTGAAAGGGAAAGTCGAGATCGTGCCGGACGGCAAAGTCGGACGCATCGTTTCCAGCGGCGAAACCGTTTATCTCGGCGATGCCGTGACCACGGGGCCGGACTCGACGCTCCAGATCCTGCTGCTGGATGAAACGGTTTTCACCATCGGGCCTGACAGCAGCATCGTCATCGACGAATTTGTCTATGATCCCAAGACCCATGACGGTAAAATCGACGCCCGCATCCTCAAAGGCGTGTTCCGCCTCGTCACCGGCAACATCGCGCACAAAGATCCCAAGAGAATCGGCGTCAAGCTTCCTTCGGGTGAGGTCGGTATCCGCGGCACCATGCTTTACGGCAACGTCCAGGGTCTGCACTCCACGCTGCTTCTCCTGGGCCCGGGCGAAAACAACAATACCGCGCACCGGAAAGGGGAGATCGCCGTGCGCAACGAAGTGAACGGCCAGATGAAAGAGTCGATCGTGAACAAGTCCGGATTCGGTTCCGAAATCCCCGGGGAAAACCAGGCGCCGCTTCCGTCCTACCGCTTCAGCGATGAGCAAATCAATCAGATGACGACATCGTTGAATCAGCCCCCGCCGCAGCAGGAAGAGAAAGACTCGCAGGGATCGCAAAGTTCTTCGCCTTCGAACGCGGCTCCTGAAACGGCCCAAAAAGGTTCAGCCACGGAGCAGGCGGGCCAGGATACGTTTATCGCCGCGGATCAGGCCCTGGACTTCGACGTCATCAGCGATACCGGAGAGGCTTTGAGCCAGGAGTCCGACAAGGCGACGCAGGACGCCGCGGACGACTCTTTGGAGCTCCTCGACGGCCTGACCTCGATAGACGATTTGTCTCGTATCGAAACCGGCCAATTCAAATACGGATTCACGGGCGATCTCTTCAGCGGTACGACCGATGACGGCGATTTTACTTTTGCCATGAACATCGACTTTGGAGCGCGTACGATCGGCGGCGGCGGCTCGAAAATCACCGGCCATGCCGGCACGATTAATTCGAACACCAATTTCCAGTTCAACATTCCCACAACCCCGTTTGACCAGGGGCTGGCCGGATACGGCATCTTCGATTTTTCGGGACTGCTCGACAGCACCGCCCCGACGCCCTGCACGGGCTGTTCGGCCGACGTGACGATCGTCCTTGCGAATGCTTCCGGGAACGTGGCCCAGGCGGCCATCGCCGACGTGACCGTGACCAAAAGCGTTTCCACCGTCGAAGGTTCCGGCGTGGGCGACCGGGTCCCGGGCCAGAGTTAG
- a CDS encoding FecR domain-containing protein, whose product MNKKTLFYGLLLGLAALPWGFAQTSMNAPLPPAAQVGVIAAARGTVEIASSEKVGRVVQSGEPVYLGDEVRTDDKGQLQILLMDESVFTIGPNSRIVIDEFVYDPQTHDGKVAASILAGAFREVTGKIGKKNPKNVEIKLPAGSVGIRGTIFCGQVNGFHSEILLLGPGDKTTSGEHVGAIAVSNEVDGETVSVDVTKAGYGTVIEGLNVPPTPAFEFPAERIQEMISPLMVQEEKKEPQQDSAKSESARDTKAETRKADDGSKDTSRTAANKAPDGRDSSGSMASSTKAPADMRTTDMKAPETMDSTRMTDTTTDMKDSGTSSLGEMDMPETRADYTEDSFEGGLGGEEAFKMDSGDISKDYRASSDALDTSSSTRQIDQMTVDLEKDIRESSHDAANEDLRKQYMETSVQPSPTPSVSISI is encoded by the coding sequence ATGAACAAAAAGACGCTCTTTTACGGGCTTTTGCTTGGCCTGGCGGCCCTGCCCTGGGGCTTTGCCCAGACGTCCATGAACGCGCCGCTGCCTCCGGCCGCGCAGGTGGGCGTGATCGCCGCGGCGCGCGGCACGGTCGAGATTGCTTCCTCGGAAAAGGTCGGACGCGTGGTCCAGAGCGGCGAGCCCGTCTACCTCGGCGACGAAGTCCGAACCGACGACAAGGGCCAGCTGCAGATCCTTTTGATGGACGAATCCGTTTTTACGATCGGCCCTAACAGCCGCATCGTCATCGATGAATTTGTTTACGACCCCCAGACCCACGACGGCAAAGTCGCGGCAAGCATCCTGGCGGGCGCCTTCCGCGAAGTCACGGGTAAGATCGGCAAAAAGAATCCGAAGAACGTCGAGATCAAGCTGCCCGCCGGTTCCGTCGGCATCCGCGGCACTATCTTCTGCGGCCAGGTGAACGGCTTTCATTCGGAGATTCTTCTTTTGGGCCCCGGCGACAAGACGACTTCCGGCGAGCATGTAGGCGCGATTGCGGTGAGTAATGAAGTCGACGGCGAGACGGTCAGTGTGGACGTGACCAAGGCCGGCTACGGCACGGTGATCGAAGGCCTCAACGTTCCTCCGACGCCCGCCTTCGAATTTCCGGCCGAGCGCATCCAGGAGATGATCAGCCCTCTCATGGTTCAGGAAGAGAAAAAGGAACCGCAGCAGGATAGCGCGAAAAGTGAATCCGCGCGCGATACCAAAGCCGAAACCCGGAAAGCGGACGACGGGTCCAAAGACACGTCACGGACGGCCGCCAACAAGGCGCCGGACGGCCGTGACTCGAGCGGCAGCATGGCGTCGTCGACGAAGGCCCCGGCCGACATGAGGACGACCGACATGAAAGCTCCGGAAACGATGGATTCCACGCGCATGACGGACACCACGACGGACATGAAAGACTCAGGAACGTCTTCGCTTGGAGAGATGGACATGCCGGAAACCCGCGCGGATTACACGGAAGATTCTTTCGAGGGCGGCCTTGGCGGGGAAGAAGCCTTCAAGATGGACAGCGGGGATATCTCGAAAGATTACCGGGCTTCATCCGATGCTCTTGATACGAGCAGCAGCACGCGCCAGATCGACCAAATGACGGTGGATCTCGAAAAGGACATCCGGGAGTCTTCCCACGATGCCGCCAACGAGGATCTGCGGAAGCAATACATGGAAACTTCCGTGCAGCCGTCACCCACGCCCAGCGTTTCGATTTCGATCTAG